In Magnolia sinica isolate HGM2019 chromosome 12, MsV1, whole genome shotgun sequence, a single genomic region encodes these proteins:
- the LOC131220138 gene encoding disease resistance protein At4g27190-like, which yields MGGVDKSTLVKNLNNKLECSSSAQAFDVIIWVTVSKDSDMKRVQSQVAKRLNVRMRRGETIQELAMRLFAELKGKKFLLILDDVWEKIDLDELGIPHGEGHKGFKIILTTQSLDVCRGTKTDKDIRVEVLSDKEAWTLFCQNAGDMTDLDRVEDLARAVARECSGLPLAIITVGRTMRGKTRIELWKHALEELRSSVPDIRGIEKEVFSPLKWSYDSLQDKNIKPCFLCCSLFPEDYSIKASKLVQYWIAEGLIDERQNFESASNRGIALIENLKDSCLLDNGAHEGTVKMHDVVRDVAIWIASSLEDGSRFFVLSGMGLNQLPEEGMWESTKRASFIQNKIRRLPDRMVGCSQLSTLHLQSNPLKEILEGFFTGLQALKSLEFK from the coding sequence ATGGGAGGAGTAGACAAGAGTACTCTAGTAAAAAACTTGAACAACAAGCTTGAATGCTCTTCCTCAGCTCAAGCTTTCGATGTTATCATATGGGTAACAGTATCAAAGGACTCAGACATGAAGAGGGTTCAATCGCAGGTCGCTAAAAGATTGAACGTGAGGATGAGAAGGGGAGAAACCATACAGGAACTTGCTATGCGGTTGTTCGCAGAATTGAAGGGGAAGAAATTCCTCTTGATTCTCGATGATGTCTGGGAGAAAATCGATCTGGATGAATTGGGTATACCACATGGGGAAGGTCACAAAGGTTTTAAGATCATATTGACCACTCAATCTCTTGATGTGTGTAGGGGGACGAAGACGGATAAAGACATCAGAGTGGAAGTTCTTAGCGACAAAGAAGCTTGGACGTTGTTTTGCCAAAATGCAGGAGACATGACTGATTTGGACAGGGTAGAAGATCTTGCAAGAGCTGTTGCTAGAGAATGTAGCGGTCTGCCACTGGCGATCATCACCGTAGGGAGGACTATGAGGGGGAAGACAAGGATCGAGTTGTGGAAGCATGCTTTGGAAGAACTGCGAAGCTCAGTCCCAGACATCAGAGGGATAGAAAAGGAGGTCTTTTCTCCATTGAAGTGGAGTTACGACTCATTACAAGATAAGAACATCAAACCATGCTTCTTGTGTTGCTCTTTATTCCCTGAAGACTACTCTATCAAAGCAAGCAAACTTGTACAATACTGGATAGCAGAGGGATTAATCGATGAGAGGCAGAATTTCGAATCAGCATCAAATAGGGGGATTGCCTTGATTGAAAATCTCAAGGACTCATGCCTCTTGGACAATGGCGCACACGAGGGGACGGTGAAGATGCATGACGTTGTCCGCGATGTTGCCATCTGGATAGCATCCTCACTCGAAGATGGAAGCAGGTTCTTTGTTCTATCCGGTATGGGATTGAATCAGCTGCCAGAGGAAGGCATGTGGGAATCAACGAAGAGAGCTTCATTCATCCAAAACAAGATAAGAAGGTTGCCGGATCGCATGGTGGGATGCTCTCAGCTATCAACTTTGCATTTACAAAGCAATCCTCTCAAAGAAATCCTAGAAGGATTCTTTACAGGGTTGCAAGCACTTAAGAGTCTTGAATTTAAGTGA